One Doryrhamphus excisus isolate RoL2022-K1 chromosome 17, RoL_Dexc_1.0, whole genome shotgun sequence genomic region harbors:
- the onecutl gene encoding one cut domain, family member, like, whose product MDGSLGEMSLHAHSDLSAAFPRPPLGGPPLEPEHRAPAFEHSMSALGYSGDSPSGSGSTYTTLTPLQPFDDKFHHHHHHHHPCLPVSNVIGSFTLMREERGGLGANFYNPYGKDLAMTQSLTPPSAASGLSSSVHGYGGLANGPNGGGGGQMLHGGYDVHGGSLFCRTSDFSREMSPPGLGGTDMSVGHQLNKMDPHQHPAGHHPHIYSQHYQTHHHSQQASKMADHLHSLSSAASSPGEGALAGSQGGGEEINTRDVAQRIITELKRYSIPQAIFAERVLCRSQGTLSDLLRNPKPWAKLKSGRETFKRMSRWLQEPEFQRMASLRLEACKRKEQEQSKLERNQGPKRTRLVFTDLQRRTLMAIFRENHRPTKELQVTISQQLGLELSTVSNFFMNARRRNLNKWADEGRPSSTGSSGSSASSSAVSCSTA is encoded by the exons ATGGACGGGAGTCTGGGAGAGATGTCCCTTCACGCTCACTCGGACCTCTCGGCCGCTTTCCCCCGGCCCCCCCTGGGCGGTcccccactggaacccgagcacAGGGCACCGGCCTTCGAGCACTCCATGTCGGCGCTGGGCTACAGCGGCGACTCTCCATCGGGCTCAGGCAGCACCTACACCACGTTGACCCCCCTGCAGCCCTTTGACGATAAgttccaccaccatcatcatcatcatcacccctGTCTGCCCGTCAGCAACGTCATCGGCAGCTTCACGCTCATGCGGGAGGAGCGTGGAGGCCTGGGTGCCAACTTCTACAACCCCTACGGCAAAGACCTCGCCATGACCCAGAGCCTGACGCCGCCCTCTGCCGCATCGGGCCTCAGCTCGTCCGTGCACGGCTACGGTGGTCTGGCTAACGGCCCCAATGGCGGTGGTGGCGGCCAGATGCTCCATGGCGGCTACGACGTCCACGGGGGGAGTCTCTTCTGCAGAACATCCGACTTCAGCCGCGAGATGTCCCCTCCGGGTCTCGGCGGCACTGACATGTCTGTGGGCCATCAGCTGAACAAGATGGACCCCCACCAACACCCAGCGGGCCACCACCCTCACATCTACAGCCAGCACTACCAGACTCACCACCACAGCCAGCAGGCCTCCAAGATGGCCGACCACTTGCACTCCCTGTCCTCCGCCGCATCCTCGCCGGGTGAGGGTGCACTGGCCGGGTCGCAGGGTGGTGGTGAGGAGATCAACACGCGCGACGTGGCCCAGCGGATCATCACAGAGCTGAAGAGGTACAGCATCCCCCAGGCCATCTTCGCAGAGCGCGTCCTGTGCCGCTCGCAGGGAACGCTCTCTGACCTCCTGAGGAACCCCAAACCTTGGGCCAAGCTCAAGTCGGGCCGAGAGACCTTCAAGAGGATGTCCCGCTGGTTGCAGGAGCCCGAATTCCAGAGGATGGCCTCACTACGCCTGGAGG CCTGCAAGCGTAAGGAGCAAGAGCAGAGTAAGCTGGAACGGAACCAGGGCCCCAAGCGTACCCGGCTGGTCTTCACGGACCTCCAGCGCCGCACGCTCATGGCCATCTTCCGGGAGAACCACCGGCCCACCAAGGAGCTGCAGGTGACCATCTCTCAGCAGCTGGGCCTGGAGCTGTCCACCGTCAGCAACTTTTTCATGAACGCTCGCCGCCGCAACCTCAACAAGTGGGCCGATGAGGGCCGCCCCTCCTCCACGGGGTCCTCGGGCTCCAGCGCCTCATCCTCGGCCGTGTCCTGCAGCACGGCATGA